A genomic window from Cardiocondyla obscurior isolate alpha-2009 linkage group LG02, Cobs3.1, whole genome shotgun sequence includes:
- the LOC139113266 gene encoding UDP-glycosyltransferase UGT5-like isoform X3 — MSRDFSVSFYFICCILINLVTASKPLSVLLLQNIPAVSHHIWAEHLAKELLRKGHHVHAVSIQEINIKGKLAENLTYSIFEDIMISPDEFNDFGPDKWEKLNEFYSAYVFYVWAIIKCEAEIKTETAKNLLELVKTVEFDVIVLDITMHQCFSGLYEIAKGKPFLVGLCPMGSAPWLKDFIGGPSYSNIRPYTSSVSAKPVGLWQKTWNTIYYTVDDLLRQYYYMPNVQRIAEEYIGHSIRPLHEIDKRIDIILINSHPTFESAIPLPPNTLEVGGMHVQPIIGDTVTCPEDIRMFLDEAKSGAIIISLGTNVKWKLFKADKIKAVILALAKLKQRVLWKLDMDVSFKIPNNIMIAKWIPQKEILSHTNVRAIWTHGGLLSTHEAIWKGVPMIVTPFFVDQKSNAEILVAKGVAIRLDFKTLTTQSTLRAIKEIFNNESYKKNIKRLSSNFRDRPISPLDLAVWSIEYTVRHPNGSLATSLRSQSWVEQNLIDVYAFLSFTLVIISLSVLFVIKLSMHFYYNCVTTKLRKSKQS; from the exons ATGTCGCGTGATTTCAGTGTATCGTTTTACTTTATTtgttgcattttaataaaccTCGTGACAGCATCGAAGCCGCTGTCAGTTTTACTTTTGCAAAACATTCCGGCGGTCAGCCATCATATCTGGGCCGAACATTTGGCTAAAGAACTACTTCGCAAAGGCCATCACGTACACGCGGTGAGCATACAGGAGATTAATATCAAGGGTAAACTCGCGGAGAATTTAACGTACTCC ATTTTCGAAGACATTATGATTTCCCCCGACGAGTTTAACGATTTCGGTCCTGATAAGTGGGAAAAGCTTAACGAATTTTATTCCGCTTACGTGTTTTATGTATGGGCTATTATAAAATGTGAGGCAGAGATAAAAACTGAAACGGCGAAAAATCTTTTGGAGTTAGTCAAAACTGTCGAGTTTGATGTTATAGTTTTGGACATTACTATGCACCAATGTTTCTCTGGTTTATACGAG ATTGCTAAGGGTAAGCCATTTCTAGTGGGCCTTTGCCCAATGGGCTCTGCACCCTGGCTGAAGGATTTTATAGGTGGCCCAAGTTATTCGAATATCAGGCCATATACAAGTTCCGTTAGCGCAAAACCCGTAGGTTTGTGGCAGAAAACGTGGAATACTATATACTACACGGTGGACGATCTCTTACGACAATATTATTACATGCCTAATGTTCAGCGTATCGCTGAGGAGTATATAGGCCACTCAATCAGGCCATTACATGAAATTGATAAAAGAATTGATATAATACTGATTAATAGTCATCCTACGTTCGAGTCTGCCATCCCGTTGCCGCCGAATACTTTGGAAGTTGGAGGTATGCATGTGCAACCAATTATTGGAGATACAGTTACGTGTCCCGAA GATATTCGTATGTTTCTTGATGAAGCAAAGAGCGGAGCCATTATAATATCATTAGGTACAAATGTGAAATGGAAATTATTCAAGGCAGATAAGATTAAAGCCGTTATATTAGCTTTAGCTAAATTAAAGCAACGAGTACTTTGGAAGTTAGATATGGATGTATCATTTAAAATACCGAACAATATAATGATCGCAAAATGGATACctcaaaaagaaattttat CTCATACGAATGTAAGAGCTATTTGGACACATGGTGGTCTCTTAAGCACGCACGAAGCTATTTGGAAAGGAGTACCAATGATCGTTACGCCTTTTTTCGTTGATCAAAAATCTAATGCAGAAATATTGGTCGCTAAAGGCGTTGCTATTCGTTTagattttaaaactttaaccACACAATCAACGTTACGtgcaattaaagaaatatttaacaacgaaag ttataaaaaaaatataaagcgaTTGTCCAGCAATTTTCGTGATCGGCCAATATCGCCGTTAGACTTAGCTGTATGGAGTATCGAATATACCGTTCGTCACCCAAATGGAAGTTTAGCAACATCGCTTAGATCTCAGAGCTGGGTGGAACAAAATCTGATTGACGTTTACGCATTTTTGTCTTTTACTCTCGTTATAATCTCATTAAgtgtattatttgtaataaaactatcgatgcatttttattataattgcgtCACAACTAAATTACGTAAGAGTAAGCAATCATGA
- the LOC139113266 gene encoding UDP-glycosyltransferase UGT5-like isoform X1, with amino-acid sequence MSRDFSVSFYFICCILINLVTASKPLSVLLLQNIPAVSHHIWAEHLAKELLRKGHHVHAVSIQEINIKGKLAENLTYSIFEDIMISPDEFNDFGPDKWEKLNEFYSAYVFYVWAIIKCEAEIKTETAKNLLELVKTVEFDVIVLDITMHQCFSGLYEIAKGKPFLVGLCPMGSAPWLKDFIGGPSYSNIRPYTSSVSAKPVGLWQKTWNTIYYTVDDLLRQYYYMPNVQRIAEEYIGHSIRPLHEIDKRIDIILINSHPTFESAIPLPPNTLEVGGMHVQPIIGDTVTCPEDIRMFLDEAKSGAIIISLGTNVKWKLFKADKIKAVILALAKLKQRVLWKLDMDVSFKIPNNIMIAKWIPQKEILSHTNVRAIWTHGGLLSTHEAIWKGVPMIVTPFFVDQKSNAEILVAKGVAIRLDFKTLTTQSTLRAIKEIFNNESRTFFGFSYKKNIKRLSSNFRDRPISPLDLAVWSIEYTVRHPNGSLATSLRSQSWVEQNLIDVYAFLSFTLVIISLSVLFVIKLSMHFYYNCVTTKLRKSKQS; translated from the exons ATGTCGCGTGATTTCAGTGTATCGTTTTACTTTATTtgttgcattttaataaaccTCGTGACAGCATCGAAGCCGCTGTCAGTTTTACTTTTGCAAAACATTCCGGCGGTCAGCCATCATATCTGGGCCGAACATTTGGCTAAAGAACTACTTCGCAAAGGCCATCACGTACACGCGGTGAGCATACAGGAGATTAATATCAAGGGTAAACTCGCGGAGAATTTAACGTACTCC ATTTTCGAAGACATTATGATTTCCCCCGACGAGTTTAACGATTTCGGTCCTGATAAGTGGGAAAAGCTTAACGAATTTTATTCCGCTTACGTGTTTTATGTATGGGCTATTATAAAATGTGAGGCAGAGATAAAAACTGAAACGGCGAAAAATCTTTTGGAGTTAGTCAAAACTGTCGAGTTTGATGTTATAGTTTTGGACATTACTATGCACCAATGTTTCTCTGGTTTATACGAG ATTGCTAAGGGTAAGCCATTTCTAGTGGGCCTTTGCCCAATGGGCTCTGCACCCTGGCTGAAGGATTTTATAGGTGGCCCAAGTTATTCGAATATCAGGCCATATACAAGTTCCGTTAGCGCAAAACCCGTAGGTTTGTGGCAGAAAACGTGGAATACTATATACTACACGGTGGACGATCTCTTACGACAATATTATTACATGCCTAATGTTCAGCGTATCGCTGAGGAGTATATAGGCCACTCAATCAGGCCATTACATGAAATTGATAAAAGAATTGATATAATACTGATTAATAGTCATCCTACGTTCGAGTCTGCCATCCCGTTGCCGCCGAATACTTTGGAAGTTGGAGGTATGCATGTGCAACCAATTATTGGAGATACAGTTACGTGTCCCGAA GATATTCGTATGTTTCTTGATGAAGCAAAGAGCGGAGCCATTATAATATCATTAGGTACAAATGTGAAATGGAAATTATTCAAGGCAGATAAGATTAAAGCCGTTATATTAGCTTTAGCTAAATTAAAGCAACGAGTACTTTGGAAGTTAGATATGGATGTATCATTTAAAATACCGAACAATATAATGATCGCAAAATGGATACctcaaaaagaaattttat CTCATACGAATGTAAGAGCTATTTGGACACATGGTGGTCTCTTAAGCACGCACGAAGCTATTTGGAAAGGAGTACCAATGATCGTTACGCCTTTTTTCGTTGATCAAAAATCTAATGCAGAAATATTGGTCGCTAAAGGCGTTGCTATTCGTTTagattttaaaactttaaccACACAATCAACGTTACGtgcaattaaagaaatatttaacaacgaaag cagaacattttttggatttagttataaaaaaaatataaagcgaTTGTCCAGCAATTTTCGTGATCGGCCAATATCGCCGTTAGACTTAGCTGTATGGAGTATCGAATATACCGTTCGTCACCCAAATGGAAGTTTAGCAACATCGCTTAGATCTCAGAGCTGGGTGGAACAAAATCTGATTGACGTTTACGCATTTTTGTCTTTTACTCTCGTTATAATCTCATTAAgtgtattatttgtaataaaactatcgatgcatttttattataattgcgtCACAACTAAATTACGTAAGAGTAAGCAATCATGA
- the LOC139113266 gene encoding UDP-glycosyltransferase UGT5-like isoform X2, with protein MSRDFSVSFYFICCILINLVTASKPLSVLLLQNIPAVSHHIWAEHLAKELLRKGHHVHAVSIQEINIKGKLAENLTYSIFEDIMISPDEFNDFGPDKWEKLNEFYSAYVFYVWAIIKCEAEIKTETAKNLLELVKTVEFDVIVLDITMHQCFSGLYEIAKGKPFLVGLCPMGSAPWLKDFIGGPSYSNIRPYTSSVSAKPVGLWQKTWNTIYYTVDDLLRQYYYMPNVQRIAEEYIGHSIRPLHEIDKRIDIILINSHPTFESAIPLPPNTLEVGGMHVQPIIGDTVTCPEDIRMFLDEAKSGAIIISLGTNVKWKLFKADKIKAVILALAKLKQRVLWKLDMDVSFKIPNNIMIAKWIPQKEILSHTNVRAIWTHGGLLSTHEAIWKGVPMIVTPFFVDQKSNAEILVAKGVAIRLDFKTLTTQSTLRAIKEIFNNERTFFGFSYKKNIKRLSSNFRDRPISPLDLAVWSIEYTVRHPNGSLATSLRSQSWVEQNLIDVYAFLSFTLVIISLSVLFVIKLSMHFYYNCVTTKLRKSKQS; from the exons ATGTCGCGTGATTTCAGTGTATCGTTTTACTTTATTtgttgcattttaataaaccTCGTGACAGCATCGAAGCCGCTGTCAGTTTTACTTTTGCAAAACATTCCGGCGGTCAGCCATCATATCTGGGCCGAACATTTGGCTAAAGAACTACTTCGCAAAGGCCATCACGTACACGCGGTGAGCATACAGGAGATTAATATCAAGGGTAAACTCGCGGAGAATTTAACGTACTCC ATTTTCGAAGACATTATGATTTCCCCCGACGAGTTTAACGATTTCGGTCCTGATAAGTGGGAAAAGCTTAACGAATTTTATTCCGCTTACGTGTTTTATGTATGGGCTATTATAAAATGTGAGGCAGAGATAAAAACTGAAACGGCGAAAAATCTTTTGGAGTTAGTCAAAACTGTCGAGTTTGATGTTATAGTTTTGGACATTACTATGCACCAATGTTTCTCTGGTTTATACGAG ATTGCTAAGGGTAAGCCATTTCTAGTGGGCCTTTGCCCAATGGGCTCTGCACCCTGGCTGAAGGATTTTATAGGTGGCCCAAGTTATTCGAATATCAGGCCATATACAAGTTCCGTTAGCGCAAAACCCGTAGGTTTGTGGCAGAAAACGTGGAATACTATATACTACACGGTGGACGATCTCTTACGACAATATTATTACATGCCTAATGTTCAGCGTATCGCTGAGGAGTATATAGGCCACTCAATCAGGCCATTACATGAAATTGATAAAAGAATTGATATAATACTGATTAATAGTCATCCTACGTTCGAGTCTGCCATCCCGTTGCCGCCGAATACTTTGGAAGTTGGAGGTATGCATGTGCAACCAATTATTGGAGATACAGTTACGTGTCCCGAA GATATTCGTATGTTTCTTGATGAAGCAAAGAGCGGAGCCATTATAATATCATTAGGTACAAATGTGAAATGGAAATTATTCAAGGCAGATAAGATTAAAGCCGTTATATTAGCTTTAGCTAAATTAAAGCAACGAGTACTTTGGAAGTTAGATATGGATGTATCATTTAAAATACCGAACAATATAATGATCGCAAAATGGATACctcaaaaagaaattttat CTCATACGAATGTAAGAGCTATTTGGACACATGGTGGTCTCTTAAGCACGCACGAAGCTATTTGGAAAGGAGTACCAATGATCGTTACGCCTTTTTTCGTTGATCAAAAATCTAATGCAGAAATATTGGTCGCTAAAGGCGTTGCTATTCGTTTagattttaaaactttaaccACACAATCAACGTTACGtgcaattaaagaaatatttaacaacgaaag aacattttttggatttagttataaaaaaaatataaagcgaTTGTCCAGCAATTTTCGTGATCGGCCAATATCGCCGTTAGACTTAGCTGTATGGAGTATCGAATATACCGTTCGTCACCCAAATGGAAGTTTAGCAACATCGCTTAGATCTCAGAGCTGGGTGGAACAAAATCTGATTGACGTTTACGCATTTTTGTCTTTTACTCTCGTTATAATCTCATTAAgtgtattatttgtaataaaactatcgatgcatttttattataattgcgtCACAACTAAATTACGTAAGAGTAAGCAATCATGA